A window of Malania oleifera isolate guangnan ecotype guangnan chromosome 2, ASM2987363v1, whole genome shotgun sequence genomic DNA:
caggaataggaaggaGAAGGACTGGAGAAGATGTAGGATTTGGAagtatgagatgatagggaaaaacattttcttcaaaagtgacatcgtgggagatgaatttttttttcttcaagatCGTATACGTGATAAGCCTTATGATGGGCAGGATAGcctaagaaaacacatcaaaGAGCACAAGGAGAGAGTTTATTGCGATGTTGGCAAGCTGTTTGAGCATAGCACAAACACCCAAACACTCGCAAATGTGTATATGATGGTGGTTTTTGAAAAAAGGAGATTATAAGGTGACTTATGAGTGAGATTGGGTGAAGGAGTGCGAATAATTAAATAATTGgctgtgagaatgcattcaccccgaaaagagatggaaagattggcttgaaaacataaacaccgagccacattaagaagatgacgatgtttaTGCTTGGCAACgccattctgttgaggtgtatccacatATGTGCACAcgtgaaaaatgccttgatcgTGAAAAAAAAGGTTTGAAGTTTGTTGGATAGAAATTCTTGACCATTACTAGTGTGCACATGCTTAATAGcgcaattgaattgatttttaatcatagcacaaaaaaaattttgaaggcAAGTGAAAGTGCTAGATTTCATGTGCATAAGATAAACCTGTATAGTACGTGAGTAGTCATctacgattgttaaaaaataatgtgcaccagaatGTGAAGTTGTAGAATAACCACCCCAATGACCCCTTAAGTGTTGTAAAATACACAGAGATGGTCATGGAGCTTTGGATGAGAGTAGCAATGTCACACTTCAACTTGAAAAATCTAGGATTATTGCTTTGAGAGAAACGATCCTCAAGATCCAGCCATACATCACAAGGGCATTCATGATAGATCAGATTGTGAACAATGGATTTATCAATGGAGTTGAGGATCCATGATAAGATCATATGTAATGACccaggaatttaaataattagaaaatatgataaatgaaattgattaatggataatgaaggaaaaaggaaagaaattaaaaggaaaagcaggcctcgttgacaaatatcctgtattcgtcgacgagtgtccttcttagcttgtcgatgaagtctgcttCTCGTCTACCAAGAAATCCCGAGAGAGAATTTGGAAAccctgaattttgtcaacgaaggtatcttctcatcgacgaagactctatagtgcctcgtcgacgaacccacgtgtctcgttgacgaagccctacgtataaaaaaggtttttcttcatttttagcgTGAATTTTGCGAActctctctcctcactctctctaaaaatgatcccccagccttctctcttcaatttcgggccgattttgacccggtttgacgatccgaaacCATCACGAGGTTCATaagatcattctcttcaaggctgtagTAGCTGATCATTGGGTTGTGAgctttgggaaacatcccaaaatcaggataagttagttattttgggatttttttaaggaatgttgttatttggagcctaaggagtagtaaataagtattttccttaaaatttaagttaattggaatttattttaattaagttaggatttttggattcagggtccaggtgaacgcCGTATGGGTATCAATTCGGGGATCCTATAGGTGTAGTTTGAAAGTCTAGTAagggggaaatatatatattaaatcaggtttttcacgaattaaaatggattaagtgttatttatgtatatatgtctATATGTGGGTTTGAAAtaccagccatgaaatttatgtttccTGAGCTTAAGATtgttatatagttatgtatatgtgaaagtaaacgaatgaaagtgaaaaagattttttgaaaattaagtaagaaatgaaatgtattttcagtatatcaatgttaattatgggttggcttattttgtaaggaatgtatatgaattttactgttaaattgtgtggcatgagattctgtgtgaATATATGTTAACTATacgagatgtaggttaagtaagtaaagttttatgaataaaaatgatatggacaatgttacttgtatatgttaaatgcaatcatgtaaatgtaagatagctgaaagacagtcatgttagcatattctagtgcatttctatgtgaaaactaattgtagcagattctagtgcatttctatatgaaaactaacaaatgatggctaaagaccagttgtagtacgaaggaatgaaatgaaaatgttatgcaatgaaatgacaatggaatgacaatgcaattaaatgaaatgtgaaacgtgaacaatacaaatgggaaagggtcacttaaagtgaaacgaaatgaaaagttaagttatgaacatgaatgaatgtgtatgaatgtataatgacagaaaggaatgatgtattatgatattagaagtatgtatgtacgtagaacatgttccgattgggcaaggcgaactcttcgcctgagggcttactgagaaaggcgagtgcactagtggcttcagatgtgacagtagttgcataacgtactagggtgaagggaacctatttgtatgggtgggtagatttccctatccttaggtcctttgccagtaaactattgttgaatgtatgagtacgagattaatctaacacttgagggcttactgagtaaggtgagtaccctggtatgctttagttgtgaccttagggttacctaagtatcagggtagaggggtgttacttgtatgggtgggtaatcacccctatccttaggtaatctcgtgggttaattATTTGGATGTGATTgtgtaggttcagaaaatgatttcaatgttacaTGATGCTttgcaaatgaaattaaaatgatgCATGTTGGTCACGCGTTGTTTTAATAtgtttgtttcttcctttactgagatgtgtctcacccgaatatgaatgtttctttttcaggacatcctcgagatcgggcttagggagctcgagggtatttagcattttttaggactataaaaatagggtatatgttgataatattttgggaatggaaatgtttatgttttatgtttttatgttttaagtttatGGAGAAAAGAatgttgtgaatatactggaatGTTATagagtatgtatttatggaaatgcaggtgatggttagtttttatggatttatagataggTTATAGCAAACTCTAGTATTGGACTGTTAGTATTCTAgaattatgtttatggagattatgattatatgTTTCGCTGTGAATGTATGTAGGGATTTATGATCTATCATGTTATTATTAGGCATAACGCactggacccgggtttaagggttcggggtgttacatcaTATTATTACAACGTTCCCACAATTGAATTTCTGTTGAGGAGGACGTTGGTTTGGGGAGGGTACCATTAACGAAACCAAACTTTTTTTTGGCATTCAAGGCCATTTTCATGGCCCTTTTCTAGGTAGGATAATTATCTTTCTTGAGAAGGGTGGAGACTAGTATGGCACCTGGGTGATCAGAAGAATGGAGAAAATATGGAGAAGACACACTTGGAGTTGATGGAAATGTTGGATTGGAGGAGGAGACCTCCGGAGTTGTGATGTTGGATATGATTGTAGAACAAAATTCAAacaatgttaaaaaaaatatacacaGAGAaccggctctgataccatatcaaagTTGAAGAAGGAATCTTTTCTATATCAAATATTTAACGTTACAGTTTGTATATAATACATGAGAAAGAGAATGGGATCCCAAGAATAATTCTGAGAATAATGCCTAAATATCTGTTAACCGAAAATAatacctaaatatatatttgaataccaagggagagagagggagagatgaggGACTAGGGATAGGTATGTTTGGTTGggtaggtaaagtgtaggaagggtggatatcaggaataggaaggggaaggacTGAAGAAGATATAGGATTTGAaggtatgagatgatagggaaaaatattttcttcaaaagtgacatcatgggagatgaaatttttttgttttcaatatCGTATACGTGATAAGCCATATTATGAACATGATagcctaagaaaacacatcgaagagcacaaggagagaatttatcgcgaTGTTGGCGAGTGGTTTGGTCATAGCACAAACACACAAACACTCACAAGGGTGTATACaatggtggtttctgaaaaaggAGCTTATAAGGTGACTTATGAGTGAGACTGGGTGAAGGAGTGcagttaattaaataagtggttGTGTGAATCCGTTCACCTTAAAAAGAGATGGAAAGATtggcttgaaaacgtaaacactgagccacattaagaagatggtgATGTTTATGCTCGACAACgccattctgttgaggtgtatccacacatgtgcgctcatgaaaaatgccttgatcgCGAAAAAAGGTTTGAATTTTATTGGATAGAAATTATTGACCATTATTAGTGCGCACATTCTTAAtagtgcaattgaattgatttttaatcataatgcaaaaatttttaagacAAGTGAAAGCATCAGATTTCATGTGCACAAGATAAAACCATTGTAGTACATGAGTAGTCATCTAcgattattaaaaaataatgtgcaccagaatgtgaagttgtaggataaccaccccatatgtcacaataaatccgattaagGCAAAATGTGCTCTATTTGTATTCAAATAAAAAGGTAAAtgagtgtgctttgctctagtACAAACATCACAAGCCAAATGAGAACAATAAATATTTAAAGTTTTcggaatacatgaaatagaagggtgaccaagacaTTAATGCCAAAGAGTAGGGTCAAGAACATGCTAAGAGTGGAAAATTGAGGCGGAGAAAGGTTTATAGTGATAAAGTTCATCCCGTACTTCACCcattccaatcagcctcctcgttgataggtcatgaaaaacacaaaaggtagaaaaaaaatatagcaacacaattaAGAGCAATGGTGAGTTTGCTAATggacaaaaaattaaatttaaatgaaggcacataaaaaACATTAGAAAAAGAGAGATTAAGAGAAAAACACAGAGTGTCGGTATGAGttataggaacaatgtcaccatttggaagcttaatgggacATGGCTGATTAAGaagttgaatattatcaagagaagacaaattggaagtcatatgatctgaggcacctgaatcaacaatccattcaatATTAGAAAAGAAGCAAAATGACAAAAGGCAAGGTAACCGGCAAAATTGGCAAAGTTGGTGTTTGAGGGCAATATAAGATCCAAAGAGTTAACGGTATTGTTCGATTGTGAGGCCAGCTCATGAGAAGTTGAAGAACCTGTGACAGTGTTTGTAGCCATTCAAGAACCAGATTTTCCATCAAGAGTTCCACGAGATTGAGACTTGTTATTGGGATAACCGTGCAGCCTATAACAATGGGCTTTCCAATGACCATCATGGCCATAGTGGTCACATTTTGGATGACCACGCCCTTGCCCCTTGCTATCAGGATGATGAGAAAAATTACTAGGAACTGCCATGGTAGCATATTCTATTGGAACATTAGAGATATGAAGAAGGCGTTGCCTCTCTTCTTGATGCAAAATTGAGTAGACCTTGGTAACAGGAGGTAAAGGATCCATGGCCAAAATTTGGCTACAAATTGAAGCATATGAGTCATGTAACCCCCATAAAAAATTGAAAAGCATGTTCAGTGTCTTGGATTCGGGTTAATTCTTTTAAGACACCACAAGTGCACTATGGTGTGGAGGCAAGCATGGCGAGTTCATCCCAATGACCTTTAAGTGTTGTAAAATACACAGAGATGGTCATGGAGCCTTGGGTGAGAGTAGCAATGTCACGCTTCAACTTGAAAATTCTAGGATTGTTGCTTTGAGAGAAATAATCCTCAAGATCCAGCCATACATCATGATGGCATTCATGATAGATAAGATTGTAAACAATGGATTTATCAATGGAGTTGAGGATCCATGATAAGATCATATCACAGCAACGTTCCCATAATTGAGTTTCTACTGGGGAGGTTGTTGGTTTGGGGAGGGTACCATTAGTGAAACAAAACTTACTTTTAGCATTCAATGCCATTTTCATGACCCTCTTCCAGGTAGGATAATTGTCACCATTGAGAGGGGTGGAGACTAGGATGGTACCTGGGTGATCAACAAAATGGAGAAAATATAGAAAAGACAGATCCGAAATTGATGGGGATGTTGGATTAGAGGAGGAGACCTCTGGAGATGTGATGTTAGACATGATTGTAGAAAAAAATTCAAACGGtgttgaaaaaatatatatgcagATAAtctactctgataccatgtcaaagttGAAGAAGGACTCTTTTCTATATCAAATATTCAACGTTACAGTTTGTATATAATACATGAGAAAGGGAACAAGATCCCAAGAATAATTCCAAGAATAATGCTTAAATATCTGCTAATCAAGAATGATGCCTAAATATATGTTCTAATAACTGTACAATAATCTATAGATGGAAGGTGAAGATATTTCtctaataataatagtgaaaaggGGAAACAAGAAAGGTCAAGGTCATTAGAAGAAATGTTGGAGTACAATGACGGCATGGTTGAAGTGTTCAGGTGTGATGGAGATGGTTGTTAGGAGGATGACACTAACAAATGGTGTTCATAATTGAAATGGAAAtgcttaatttttatttcttttattttcaattatgaTGATTAGAGTTAACAGTACTTTACTTTGAGTTTAACAATACGAGGAAGCCAAAGATGACGACAGCAAGTAGTTtgcttaattaaaatttgaaatagaCACAAATAGTTGTAGACATCCTCATTTTTGCCAGGGGCTCCCAAGAAGGCCCGGTGTAATAAAAATTGACCTTAAGTCCCGAATACAACCCTTTTTCAAAATTAAGCCCCTTGAGTCATGAGTTTTTAAAGTTGAGTCCTAATACGGTTATCTTAGTATggtcctttaatttcaaaattgattttcttTATAATAAGTCCAAGAATAAGTCCtattttcaaagattttaattttaatttcaaaaaccaaaATTTTCTAACTTTTTAGTTAAGCTCCTTAATTTAGTCCTTTAATTATGTTTAGTTAAAAATTGAATGTTTCAATAGCTAGAATCTGTGAATTTTTAAATTAAGTCTTTAAAATGTTTGAACTAAGTTTTTAGATCTTAAATTGAGTCCTTCAAATTTTGATTTAAGTCTTCTAATTTTAAGGttagattttttaattttaaatcagGTATTTGGTCGTGTTTTAAAGTCATGTTTTATTAACCAATTGCTTCTTAGGAGGAGTTGGTCGACTGTGACAattttttttgggtcaaattgcAAACATACGTCACATTTTATTAAAAAAGGGAGGGGCACGTGTGCACACGTGAAGTACAAATACGCAGGAAACATTATAGGGGAAATAAAATGTAAAAgcacattgaaaataaaatacagGGAAAAGTACAGGGAAATAAAAGAAATGTTACAAATGTTACAAAAGGATGTTGCAGGTAGTGAGGTACAGGGGTACATCAACATCCAAAGAGAAATACATACAAAAAATTttacaaagaaaataaatacaaaagCTCTTCAATCCCCTGTTGCCAACACCCACCAGGTCACTTGCGCACAAAAGCCACAAAAGCAGGTTGTTagacaaaaattcaaaaaaatataaaaaataataaaaacagaAGTTCATGAGGGAGAATGAAATATTCCCTGCCATATTCGTTATAAGGGAATTTTGTTAGCAATTGGCCTAAAAACAGCCCCTCGGATTCcatataaatagggagtctctcATTGTAGATCACATAGAATTCGGGGCAGAAATTGAGAGAAGAGAAAACTATAGAAAAGAAACCCTGTAGGAATAGAGAGATTCGGAGAGAAAATTGCAGAAAAGCTCTGCAGAAATTGAGAAAGGGGAGGGCAATCAAAATTGAAGAAGTCTTGTAGGGGCAAGAAGAAGTTCTAGAGAAGGAACTCTACAGAAGCAGAGAACAGAGAGCACTACTATGTGCGCACCACACACTCAGAAGAAGACCCCCGAGGAGAGTACCCAAACACCCAGACAAGAGAAAGAGGAGGAAGACTGTAGGAGAGAAAGGAATAGGGTAAAATCTGAGACCACTATCCCTAGTATTATTTAGtttatttgatgattatgtgTAAATGTGAATACAAGAAATAGCCCAGGTTTATACCTAAACCTAAGCTCAGACTTCACAATGTTCGAACCCTAACCACTAACCTAAATCTGAATCCGGGTTCGAACCCATTTTGAGAAACTACCCGTACTCGAACCCTAAGCTCATTTGAAAAGACCCCAAGACCACTAGAGCATTAAAAGCCAACTCTAGTTGTTTTAAGAATCCCAGGCCCAATTGTTTTCAAGACTTGACTCTAAGCCCATTTTAAAAC
This region includes:
- the LOC131148366 gene encoding uncharacterized protein LOC131148366, translated to MSNITSPEVSSSNPTSPSISDLSFLYFLHFVDHPGTILVSTPLNGDNYPTWKRVMKMALNAKSKFCFTNGTLPKPTTSPVETQLWERCCDMILSWILNSIDKSIVYNLIYHECHHDVWLDLEDYFSQSNNPRIFKLKRDIATLTQGSMTISVYFTTLKGHWDELAMLASTPYQILAMDPLPPVTKVYSILHQEERQRLLHISNVPIEYATMAVPSNFSHHPDSKGQGRGHPKCDHYGHDGHWKAHCYRLHGYPNNKSQSRGTLDGKSGS